The following coding sequences lie in one Haematobia irritans isolate KBUSLIRL chromosome 3, ASM5000362v1, whole genome shotgun sequence genomic window:
- the LOC142230654 gene encoding antigen 5 like allergen Cul n 1-like: MQNYLHGFYFPVVLVTILTLVEGTNYCSPSVCGSKGRHIACGHNGNFATFCPNNVRSVNMDKNLKATILKVHNAKRNFIAGGGDYKHPKACRMATMQWDDELASLADLNVRQCRMNHDRCHNTDTFKYSGQNLFLSSYSESDTDEQMMTKAVESWFNEVKNSRMEFIKKFPSRYQGPPIGHFTVMMTDRNIRVGCAAAIFKENGKWYTTYLIACNYATTNMVDHPIYDVCPVSASKCITGKNHHYPNLCSSSERYNVNKWY, from the exons atgcaaaattatcTTCATGGGTTCTATTTCCCAGTAGTCTTAGTGACTATTCTGACATTGGTCGAAGGTACAAATTATTGTTCTCCCTCGGTATGTGGTTCAAAAGGCAGACACATTGCATGTGGTCATAATGGC AATTTTGCTACCTTTTGTCCAAACAATGTAAGATCGGTAAACATGGATAAAAATCTGAAAGCTACAATCCTCAAGGTACATAATGCCAAAAGAAACTTCATTGCCGGTGGTGGTGACTACAAACATCCTAAAGCTTGCCGTATGGCTACCATGCAATGGGATGatgaattggcctctttggcagATCTCAATGTTCGCCAGTGCCGTATGAATCACGATAGATGTCACAATACCGACACCTTTAAATATTCcggccaaaatttgtttttatccaGCTATAGTGAGTCCGATACCGATGAACAGATGATGACCAAGGCAGTGGAATCTTGGTTCAATGAAGTCAAGAATAGTCGCATggaatttatcaaaaaatttccctCTAGATACCAAGGACC ACCTATAGGGCATTTCACTGTCATGATGACTGATCGTAATATCCGTGTCGGCTGTGCTGCTGCCATTTTCAAGGAAAACGGCAAATGGTATACAACATATTTGATAGCCTGTAACTATGCCACCACTAATATGGTAGATCATCCAATTTATGATGTCTGCCCTGTTTCTGCTTCAAAATGCATCACTGGCAAAAATCACCATTATCCAAATTTGTGCTCCTCAAGTGAGAGATACAATGTCAATAAATGGTACTAA